One window of Scyliorhinus canicula chromosome 28, sScyCan1.1, whole genome shotgun sequence genomic DNA carries:
- the LOC119958099 gene encoding chymotrypsin-like elastase family member 1, whose translation MATPIPLNVPRIHEGFQMSGVDGYLHDQETSEHFQDTGSSQRFKQSQDPAGVKKSSYSTTTVMLRLEILVSLVLLGLCSGDERVIGGTEAQPNSWPWQVSLQGYAGYWYHTCGGTLILKRWVLTAAHCVDSMGVSYRVVLGDHNIYADDKTEQYISVQNIITHEGWTGDLAIGNDIALLYLANDAVLNQYVQFGVLPEAGATLPNDYLCYVTGWGYTQSGGTVNPTLQQAPIRVVAYEVCSEPAWWGHYVTRNMVCAGGDGIVAGCQGDSGGPLNCKRGGVFEVHGATSFVAAAGCDTYMKPTVWTRVSSYISWINNKIGLHQTGL comes from the exons atggccacacccatccccttGAATGTACCGCGGATACATGAGGGTTTCCAGATGAGTGGGGTAGATGGATATCTACATGATCAGGAGACCTCAGAGCATTTCCAGGATACTGGCAGCAGTCAACGGTTTAAACAGAGTCAAGATCCT GCAGGAGTTAAGAAGAGCTCTTACAGCACAACCACCGTGATGTTGCGACTGGAGATTTTAGTGAGCCTTGTCCTGCTCG GGCTCTGTTCTGGAGATGAACGTGTCATTGGAGGGACTGAGGCACAGCCCAACTCGTGGCCATGGCAG GTCTCCCTTCAAGGTTATGCTGGTTACTGGTACCACACTTGTGGTGGCACCCTGATCCTCAAGCGATGGGTACTGACTGCCGCTCACTGTGTCGATAG CATGGGTGTGTCATACCGTGTAGTCTTGGGTGATCACAACATTTATGCGGATGACAAAACCGAACAGTACATTTCTGTTCAAAATATCATTACCCACGAAGGATGGACTGGTGACCTTGCAATTGG GAATGACATTGCTTTGCTTTACCTGGCGAATGATGCTGTCCTGAACCAGTATGTCCAGTTTGGAGTATTGCCCGAGGCAGGTGCCACGTTACCAAATGACTATCTGTGTTACGTCACTGGCTGGGGCTACACTCAAA GTGGTGGGACAGTTAATCCTACTCTTCAACAGGCTCCCATCAGGGTTGTTGCCTACGAAGTATGTTCCGAACCCGCATGGTGGGGTCATTATGTCACACGAAATATGGTGTGTGCTGGAGGTGATGgcattgttgctggttgtcag GGAGATTCAGGTGGACCTCTAAATTGTAAGCGAGGTGGGGTATTTGAGGTTCATGGAGCCACCAGCTTTGTCGCTGCAGCAGGCTGTGACACCTACATGAAACCAACAGTTTGGACCCGTGTTTCGTCTTACATCAGCTGGATCAACAAT AAAATCGGTCTTCATCAAACTGGATTATGA